The Streptomyces cathayae DNA segment GGCGTCTTCCGAAGGGGAGCGCCGCGGACCTCTCACCCGTCCCGGTCAGCGAGTGCCGACCGCCGCGCGCACGGCCCGGCGGGCCAGCTGGCAGTCGTCGTGCAGGCGCCGCAGCAGCAGCCGCTGCTCCTCGCCGGACGGCAGAACGCCCTGCTGGGCCGGGCCCGGCCCCACCGGGCCCCCCTCGCGCATCGAACGCTGCACGGCCGTCTCGTAGGTACGGATCTCACGCGTCAGCACCAGCATCAGGTTCACCAGGAACGCGTCGCGCGAGGCGTGGCCCGCCGACTGCGCGATCTGGCTGATCTGCCGCCGGGCCCCCGGCGCGTCCCCGAGCACCGCCCACAGGGTCGCCAGGTCGTAGCCCGGCAGGTACCAGCCCGCGTGCTCCCAGTCCACCAGCACGGGACCGGACGGTGAGATCAGGATGTTGGAGAGCAGCGCGTCGCCGTGGCAGAACTGGCCCATGCCCTGGCGCCCGGCCGCGTGCGCGATGCCGTGCAGCAGTTTCTGCAGATCGCCCATGTCCCGGTCGGTGAGCAGGCCCAGCTCGTGGTAGCGGGCGATCCGCGCCGCGTAGTCCAGCGGGGCGTCGAAGGTCCCGGCCGGCGGGCGCCATCCGTTCAGCCGGCAGATCGCGCCGAGTGCCGCCTTGATGTCCGCTCGCGGTGGTGCCTCCACCGGGTGCCGCTGGAGGGCTGCCACCCGGCCGGGCATCCGCTCGATCACCAGGGTGCAGTTGTCCGGGTCCGCCGCGATCAACCGGGGCGCCCGCACGGGGGGGCGGTGCCGGACGAACGAGCGGTATGCCGCTATCTCGTGCCGGAACCGCTCGGACCAGACGGGGGAGTGGTCCGTTAAGCACTTGGCCACCGCGGTGCTCCGGCCGGTCGTCCCGACCAGGAGGATGGACCGGCCGCTGCGGCGCAGCACCTGCACCGGTGCGAACTCCGGACAGATGCGGTGCACCGACGCGATCGCCGTGCGCAACTGGGCGCCCTGGGGACCGGACAGGTCGAGCCTGCCGCTGAGCGGCTGGGGTCCGGCGCCCGGAGCGCGCCGCACCGCGCCCGGCCCCGGCACGGTGGCCGCCGGGCGCGCGGGGGAGAGGTAGGGGCCGTTGTCCGACGGACGCGGACGCAGTGGCCTGGGCGGTGCGGACACGGAGGACGATGCTGCGTACATGGGCGATACAGATCCCTTCGTGTGCCTGCGACGTCATCGCGCCACCCGGCCCGGCCGGCCCAGGCGCACCCTGGGGAATGCCCCCGGCGGAGACCGGGTCGTGGTGGCGCGTTCCTACTCGACACCCGATGCCCCCTGGCACACCATCTGGCGAACCCTGGCGAACCCTGGCGAATAGTCGCCCGGCAACTCGCCCGGGGCTACTGTCAACTCAGCCGAGAACCTGGGGGCTTGACGTGAGCGGACAACCCAACACCCGGCTCTCGGACCTGTTCGGCCTGGCCGGCTGGTCCAAGGGCGAACTCGCGAGGCTGGTCAACCGGCAGGCGGCGGCCATGGGCCACCCCCAGCTGGCGACCGACACCTCCCGGGTGCGGCGGTGGATCGACATGGGAGAGATCCCGCGCGATCCCGTGCCGCGGGTGCTGGCGGCCCTGTTCACCGAGCGTCTCGGCCGTGTCGTGACCATCGAGGATCTCGGTCTGGTCCGGCACGGGCGTGCGGGGAAACGGCCACGCGGCGGGAGTGCGGAACATCCCGACGGAGTGCCGTGGGCGCCCGAGCGGACAGCCGAGGTCCTCACCGAATTCACGGGAATGGACCTCATGCTCAACCGACGCGGCTTGGTGGGCGCGGGCGCCGCGCTCTCCGCCGGATCCGCACTCAGCAGCGCCATGCACGACTGGCTGCACACCGATCCGGCACTGACCACCGACGCTCCCCGAATCGACCATCCGCTGCACGCCGACTCCGTCGGGTTCGACCGCTACGAGGCCGCTCCCATCGGGTCTCAGGAGATCGAGGAACTCGAGCGCTCCGTGGAGGTGTTCCGCGCCTGGGACGCCGCCCGGGGCGGCGGCCTCCAGCGCAAGGCGGTGGTCGGCCAGCTCAACGAGGTGGGCGGCATGCTTGCCTACCACCACCCGCCCCATCTCCAGCGGCGCCTGTGGGGCGTCGCCGCCAACCTCGCCGTCCTGGCGGGCTGGATGTCGCACGACGTGGGCCTGGAACCCACGGCCCAGAAGTACTTCGTCATCGCGGCGCACGCCGCCAGGGAGGGCGGTGACCGGCCGCGCGCGGGTGAGGCGCTGTCCCGTGCGGCCCGCCAGATGGTGCACCTGGGCCGGCCCGACGACGCCCTGGACCTGCTCAAGCTCGCCCAGTCCGGGTCGGGTGAGGAACTGCTGCCGCGCACCCGCGCGATGTTCCACACCATCGAGGCCTGGGCACAGGCGTCCCTGGGCAAAGGACAGGCGATGCGCCGCACCCTGGGCCGGGCCGAGGACCTGTTCGTCTCCGACCGGGGGGCGGATCTGGAACAGCCGGACTGGATGCAGACCTTCAAGGACGAGGATCTGTACGGCATGCAGGCCCTGGCCTACCGCACGCTGGCCGAGTTCGAGCCGGGCGCGGCCGCGCACGCCCAGCACTACGCGGAGAAGGCGCTGTCCCTGCGCGTCGACGGCCGGGAGCGGTCGAAGATCTTCGACCATCTCTCCATGGCCTCCGCCTGCTTCATCGCGGACGACCCGGAGCAGGCCGACCGGTACGCGCGTCTAGCGCTGATGTCGATGGGCTCCAACTCCTCGCGCCGCACCTGGGAGCGGCTGCGCCAGATGTACCGGCTCACCGCCGAGTACTCCTCGTACCCGAGGATCCAGGAACTGCGGGAGGAGATCAGGCAGGCTCTGCCGAGGCCCAGGGGGAGGGGCGGCAACAGCGCGCCGGCATGACGGAGTGGTGAGGGTTCTTCCTACGAGGTCACGCGGGCGACGAGCACGCAGGCCTCCTCCTCGCGCGGGGTGCCGCCGAACTCCCGCAGAACGACCGGCAGGCAGTCCTGCGCGGTGCGCTCCCCGGTGAACTGCGGTGCCAGCTCGAGGAGATGCCGGACGGTGGCGGCAGCGGACCGCCCGGGTGCCGGCCCGTAGGTGTGCAGCACCAGCACATCGCCGACTTCGAGGGTCTCCTCGGCCTGCCCGTAGCGGGCGGCCGGGGAGGCACCGGGCCGGTCACCCTCCGGGGCCTCCAGGGCGCGCCCCCTTCCGCCGCGGAACAGCAGCGGGACGGGGTGTCCGGCCCGCGCCCACACCAGCGAGCGGGTGTCGGGCCGGTAGTACAGGCAGAGGCCACTGCCGAGGGCCGGTTGCCCGGTGGCGTCGAGTAACCGGTCGAGGCAGGCCAGCAGCGGACCCGGTGCGGTGCCGGCCGTCGCCATGCCGCGCACCGCGCCGAGCAGCATCGTCACGCCCGACGACGGGCCGGCGCCCTGCCCGGTCAGCTCGCCGACGCTGAGCAGGGCGGTGCCGTCGGACAGTTCGAGGGCGTCGTACCAGGCACCCGCGGTCGGTGCCCCGGCAGGCGACGGGAGGTGCCGGGCGGCGAGGTCCAGGGTCCGGGGGCCCCGGTGCGGAAGGGGCAGGGATCCGTGCCACGGGGGAGGCACGGCTTCCGGCGGCTCGGTCACGGGCCGTTGCCCGGGTCGCGCCGCGGTCGGTCGCTGGTGGTGCAGCGATTCACGGGACTCGCTGACCGCCCGTCGGCAGCGGCGCAGTTCGCTGACGTCCCGCAGTACGGCCCACATCGAGGCGGTGCTGCCGTCGGCTCCGAGTACCGGTTCGCCCATCATGTGCACCGTCCGGACGCTGCCGTCGGGACGGTGCAGCCGGAACTCCCCGTCGATGGGCCGGGCGTCGACGAGACAGCCCGTGACCATCGCGGTGAGCCGCGGCCGGTCCTCGTCGTGCACGAGGGACGGCAGTTCGTCGAGGGTGAGCGGGGGAGCGGCCGGATCGCGGTCCAGGATGCGGTACAGCTCCCCGGACCAACTGGCCTCGTCCGTCAGCAGGTTCCACTCGGCGCTGCCGACCCGGCTGAGCACGGAATCGTGCGGGGGCGGTGCGGGGGGCGCGGACCGGGCCGGCGCCGGCACGGGCAGGGGGCCGTCCCGCAGCTGGGCCAGGTGCTCGTCCAGGTCGTTGAGCTGGTGCAGCGCCAGGTCGTACAGGGCGCGTTGCCAGCGGTCCTTCGGGTCCGAGACGTCGGCCGCGGTGTCGCGCCGTACGGCGTCCACGTCGCCCCTGAGCCGCCGGGTCTGCGAGATGAGCGCGTCGACCGGGCCGCGTCCTGGCGGCTGGACGGCTGAGCGGTCCGCGGAGAGGGGGGACGGCATGACGCACTCCGATGTGGGACGGTTCGGGCCAGAGACGGACGGAGGGACCGTTACGACTGTGGCACAGCACGCCACGCGCTGTAAGGGATTCGGCAAGACGCCCCAAGGCCATGACGGTGGCATATGCCACCGTCTTCGTGGAGTTACCCGGAGGTAGGTGCCGGATGCCCGTTGGTTGGATCAACTCCGTTGGTACGCAGGTTACTTGAAGGTGCGTGCGGCGCCCGTCCGTCGTTCACTCACCTGTTCGACGGACGGGCGTCCGTCCGTACTCAGTAGCGCAGTACGCCCGCGATCCGGTCTGTGTTCCCCAGTGTCCCGTCCGGGACGAAGCGGACCTCGGCGCCGGTCTCCAGGCACTGCTCGACGATCTCGTCCACGATGTCCTCGCGGGCGTCCAGGTCGCCGGTCTCGGCGAAGACCAGATGCTCACCCATGTCGCGCACGGTCACCCGGAAGTTCTCCTCGACGGCCAGCAGCCGGATCCGGCCGTCCCGGGCGTTCTGCCACATCTCGTCGACGCCGGCCGCGAACTCCTTGCGCCCGCGGGCCGTCTCCAGGGCCCGGACGACCTCCTCGGTGCTCTTGCGCGCTTCGCTCTCCAGCGCCGGACGCAGGGCCTGCCACACCGCGTCGGGCGTGCCGTGCGCGAGCCCGCCGTGCTGGACGTGCACCGCCTCCCGGGCCACGCCGCCCACCTCGCCCAGCAGGGACAGCGCGGCCGGCTCGCCGGTGACGTACAGGGGCCGGGGATGCTCACGCAGCACCGCGCGCATCGCGGTGTCGGTCTCGCGCAGGAACCGGCGGGTGTCCTCGTCCCGGTAGGAGCTCGGCTGGTCACCGATCCGCTCCAGGCGCTCGGGGTCGAAGTTCTCCGTGCTCCGCACCAGCGGGAAGGCGCCGAGGTGCTCCTCGGTGACCCGGTCCACGCCGCCGCTCCACAGCGTGGCCCGGTCGGGGGAGAGCGACAGCGCCCAGAAGGGGCGCTCCGCCGTGTGGGCGGACACCAGGTTGCGGGTGAGGAAGGTGTCCGAGAGCACCACGCGCTCCGGTACGGAACGGGCGAGCGACCACACCTGGTGCTCACCCGGAGCGGCGAAGATGACCAGCCCGTCCTCGGCGTGCGCCAGATCGACCTCGGCCAGCGCCCGGTCGAGCTGCAGGGTGACCTCGCTGCGCCGGTCCCGGGTGACCGCGGGATCGGCCTCCAGCTGTTTCTTGGCCTCGGCCACCATATTGCGCAGCCGTACCGGATCCTGGGCGTTGAGGGGATCGCGCCGGTGGGTCGGCGTCAGCACCGACACCGCGGGGTAGGGGCGCGGGCGACGAAGCTCGGCAAGGGTCGCGGGACTCAGATCGTGCTCCATGAGAGCACCATAGAGCCGATTCACCGAGAGGGCATTTGGGGCGATCCGGTCGTCGCCGTCCCGCGGGCGGACTCACCCACGGGAGTCGTCCTCGGGGCCGCACGAGCTGCCGCTGGGCGGCAGCGAACCGTAGAGCAGGAAGTCCTCGACCTTCCGGCGCACGCAGTCGGACGATCCGTAGCCGGTGTGGCCCTCGCCCCGGTTGTCCAGCACCACCGCCGAGGAGCCGAGCCGCTCGGCCGTCTCCACCGTCCACCGGTACGGCGTGGCCGGGTCGCCCCGCGTGCCGACCAGCAGCATCTTCGGAGTGTCGACGTTCTTGACCTCCTCGCGGATGTAGTCGGTCCCCCGGGGGCGGCCGTGGCACATCAGCACCTGGGCGAGCCGGTAGCGGCCGAAGACCGGTGAGGCCTTCTCGTAGGCGGTGCGCAGCCGGGAGAGGTCCCGGGTCACCTGCTCGGCGGCCGGGCGGTCGGGATCGTCCGCGCAGTTCACCGCCATCAGCGCGGCGGGGAGGTTGTCCAGGGGGACGTCCTCCTCGTCGACGAGCGGGTCGTTCTCCCGCTGCGGCACGGGGAGCGTCACCCCGCCGGTGGCGAAGGCCTCCACCCCGCGTGTGTCCCCGTCCTCCATCAGCTGTGCGAGCGCCCGTTGCAGCAACGGCCACAGTTCCCTGCTGTAGAGGCCCTGCGCCATGGCGCCCGCGAGGTCCTGCCCGGCGAACTCGTGGCCGAAGTCCGTCGGTACCGGGTCCTCGTCGAGCGAGGCGACCAGCTTCACGGCCAACTCCCGTGCTCCGCGCGGGTCCTGACCGAACGGGCAGGCGATGTCCTTGGTGCACCAGGTCAGGAAGTGATCGAGCGCGAGCTGCTGTCCCCGGACGCTCGCCAGCCCTTGCTCGGCCAGTGGTTCGGTCAGGGTGTCCACCCCGTCCAGTACCAACCGGCCCACTCTCTCGGGGAATCGGGCAGCGTACACCGAGGCCAGCCGGGTTCCGTAGGAGAACCCCAGGTAGGTGAGCTTCTTGTCGCCGAGCACCTCGCGCAGCACGTCCAGGTCCCGGGCGACGTTCACGGTGCCGATGTGCGGGAGCACCGGGCCCGAGCGCTCGGCGCACTCGGCGGCCACCACGCGCAACCGGGCGAGTACGTCCCGCGGGTCGGACACGCCCTCGCCGCCGGTCGCCTCCAGCGCCTGACCGGTGGCCTGGATGCCGCAGCTGACCGGTGAGGAGCGGCCGACACCGCGAGGGTCGAAGGACACCACGTCGTACCCGTCGGTGAGACCCATGAACTCCTTGCCGGCATGGGCGAGTCCGAGGACGCCCGAACCCCCCGGCCCGCCGAAGTTCAGCACCACCGAGCCACGCGGGTCGCCGGTGCCCCGGTAGCGGGCGAGAGCCAGGTCGAGGGAGCCCTTGTCGGGCTCGGCGTAGTCGACGGGGACGGTGATCTTCCCGCACTGCAGGTCCTTGGGCGTGTCCATGCTCTTGCACGCCGACCATGTGATCTTCTGGTCGTAGAACCGGTCGAGGTCCCCGTCCGCGGCAGCGGCGGCCGGGAGGCCCGCGCTCAGCAGGACCAGTCCGATTGCTCCGGTGACCGCGCGGCGCCGGACCGGGGGTCGCGTTGACGGCTTGGCCAGCATCGATGCCTCCAGGGACGCCCCAGAGCGGACCGGACACGGCGCCCTCGATCACCATAAGGGGACCCCGCAGGCCCCGCCTGTCGGCCGGACGGCCCTGGGCTGCGGCGGGCCCGGCCGCTCAGCCGCGGGCGCTGTGGAACCTCCTGTGCAGCTCCCTTACCGCCTCCGTCAGTTCGGGAACCGGGCCGTCCACGGTCACGTCCGGTGCGATCTCGGCGACGGGCAGCGGCCGCACCGGTGGAGCGGGCACGTCCAGCTCGGCGAGCCAGGTCAGCAACTGCGCCGAGGAGGCGACGTAGACGATCCGGCCGAGGCCGACCCAGGCGTGCGCCGCCGCACACATCGGACAGTGCTCGCCGGAGGTGTACACCGTGGCGGCGGCCCGTTCCCCGGGCGTCATGTGGGCGGCCGACCAGCGCGCCAGCTCGAACTCGGGGTGCCGGGTGCGGTCCCCGGCGGCCGTCCGGTTGCGGTCCTCGGCGAGCACGGACCCGTCGCCGGCCACCAGGACCGAACCGAACGGATCGTCCCCGGCGTCCAGCGCCTCGGTCGCCAGCTCGACGCAGCGACGCAGGTGGGGCAGTTCAACATCCTCGACAGTCACGGGTGCCGCCCTTCTCACGACCACGGCTCGATCACCGGTCACGGCAACCTTAGGCGCACACGATCACGGACGCGAAGCCGGTGTGCCGGTGCCCCGTAAACCCGTTGCCCGGGCGCCGGGCCGGTGCTGGAGTGGGCGGTATGGACCACGCCGCGGTACTCGCCCTGTTCGACCGTGACCTGCGCGAAGGAGCGAGGCCCGACGGCCCCGGGGCCCGCGTCGAGCGCACCGGCCGTGTGGTGCGGCAGACCGCACCGCGACACGGCTGGAACGGCGTCGTCTGGTCCGCCCTGGACGACACG contains these protein-coding regions:
- a CDS encoding aminoglycoside phosphotransferase family protein: MYAASSSVSAPPRPLRPRPSDNGPYLSPARPAATVPGPGAVRRAPGAGPQPLSGRLDLSGPQGAQLRTAIASVHRICPEFAPVQVLRRSGRSILLVGTTGRSTAVAKCLTDHSPVWSERFRHEIAAYRSFVRHRPPVRAPRLIAADPDNCTLVIERMPGRVAALQRHPVEAPPRADIKAALGAICRLNGWRPPAGTFDAPLDYAARIARYHELGLLTDRDMGDLQKLLHGIAHAAGRQGMGQFCHGDALLSNILISPSGPVLVDWEHAGWYLPGYDLATLWAVLGDAPGARRQISQIAQSAGHASRDAFLVNLMLVLTREIRTYETAVQRSMREGGPVGPGPAQQGVLPSGEEQRLLLRRLHDDCQLARRAVRAAVGTR
- a CDS encoding PP2C family protein-serine/threonine phosphatase, giving the protein MPSPLSADRSAVQPPGRGPVDALISQTRRLRGDVDAVRRDTAADVSDPKDRWQRALYDLALHQLNDLDEHLAQLRDGPLPVPAPARSAPPAPPPHDSVLSRVGSAEWNLLTDEASWSGELYRILDRDPAAPPLTLDELPSLVHDEDRPRLTAMVTGCLVDARPIDGEFRLHRPDGSVRTVHMMGEPVLGADGSTASMWAVLRDVSELRRCRRAVSESRESLHHQRPTAARPGQRPVTEPPEAVPPPWHGSLPLPHRGPRTLDLAARHLPSPAGAPTAGAWYDALELSDGTALLSVGELTGQGAGPSSGVTMLLGAVRGMATAGTAPGPLLACLDRLLDATGQPALGSGLCLYYRPDTRSLVWARAGHPVPLLFRGGRGRALEAPEGDRPGASPAARYGQAEETLEVGDVLVLHTYGPAPGRSAAATVRHLLELAPQFTGERTAQDCLPVVLREFGGTPREEEACVLVARVTS
- a CDS encoding chemotaxis protein encodes the protein MEHDLSPATLAELRRPRPYPAVSVLTPTHRRDPLNAQDPVRLRNMVAEAKKQLEADPAVTRDRRSEVTLQLDRALAEVDLAHAEDGLVIFAAPGEHQVWSLARSVPERVVLSDTFLTRNLVSAHTAERPFWALSLSPDRATLWSGGVDRVTEEHLGAFPLVRSTENFDPERLERIGDQPSSYRDEDTRRFLRETDTAMRAVLREHPRPLYVTGEPAALSLLGEVGGVAREAVHVQHGGLAHGTPDAVWQALRPALESEARKSTEEVVRALETARGRKEFAAGVDEMWQNARDGRIRLLAVEENFRVTVRDMGEHLVFAETGDLDAREDIVDEIVEQCLETGAEVRFVPDGTLGNTDRIAGVLRY
- a CDS encoding alpha/beta hydrolase; translated protein: MLAKPSTRPPVRRRAVTGAIGLVLLSAGLPAAAAADGDLDRFYDQKITWSACKSMDTPKDLQCGKITVPVDYAEPDKGSLDLALARYRGTGDPRGSVVLNFGGPGGSGVLGLAHAGKEFMGLTDGYDVVSFDPRGVGRSSPVSCGIQATGQALEATGGEGVSDPRDVLARLRVVAAECAERSGPVLPHIGTVNVARDLDVLREVLGDKKLTYLGFSYGTRLASVYAARFPERVGRLVLDGVDTLTEPLAEQGLASVRGQQLALDHFLTWCTKDIACPFGQDPRGARELAVKLVASLDEDPVPTDFGHEFAGQDLAGAMAQGLYSRELWPLLQRALAQLMEDGDTRGVEAFATGGVTLPVPQRENDPLVDEEDVPLDNLPAALMAVNCADDPDRPAAEQVTRDLSRLRTAYEKASPVFGRYRLAQVLMCHGRPRGTDYIREEVKNVDTPKMLLVGTRGDPATPYRWTVETAERLGSSAVVLDNRGEGHTGYGSSDCVRRKVEDFLLYGSLPPSGSSCGPEDDSRG
- a CDS encoding nucleoside deaminase, which produces MTVEDVELPHLRRCVELATEALDAGDDPFGSVLVAGDGSVLAEDRNRTAAGDRTRHPEFELARWSAAHMTPGERAAATVYTSGEHCPMCAAAHAWVGLGRIVYVASSAQLLTWLAELDVPAPPVRPLPVAEIAPDVTVDGPVPELTEAVRELHRRFHSARG